The Phaeacidiphilus oryzae TH49 region GGCGTGGCGCGGAAGGCGGCGACGGCGGGCGAGCGGGCCGACGTGGTCTTCGTCGTGGCCGACGGCGGGTGGAAGTACCTGTCGACGGGCGTCTACACCGCGGAGACGACCGAGGCCGCGATCGAGACCCTGCAGGGCCAGCTGTGGGCCTAGCGCTGCGCAGGGGGCGCCAGGGCAAGAGCGCCCCTTGGTGGGACTCCGGTGGGCGCTGATACTTTGTCAGTTTCCTGATGTGGAACTGTCACGGAACGTCGACAGCGGACAATCATGGACAAGCGGTCTCGTTGAGCCGGGCGAGTCTGGCCCTGCCGGAAAGAACGGCAGGTCGAACGCCCACTCCCGAGGAGGCTGCTATGAGTTCGAGGAACGACGAGCTCTGGTCCTATGTGGAGATCGCCGCCCACATCGGCGTCAAGACCGAGACGGTCCGGTCCTACCGCCGGCACGGCCTCCTACCCCAGCCCGATCGCACCGATCGCCTCGGGCATCCACGCTGGTACCCCCAGACGATCCGGGACTGGGCCGGGAGCCGCCCCGGAAACCGCGGCTGAGATCCGAACGGCTGACCCGGCGGGGACTCGCGTTCCCGCCGGGTGCCCCTCCGGGGCGCGCGAGCCCCGTCCGTCCTGGTGATTCCTGACACACCGCAGCTGGCCACCCGTGGTGCAGCCCCCGCGCCACCGT contains the following coding sequences:
- a CDS encoding MerR family transcriptional regulator, giving the protein MSSRNDELWSYVEIAAHIGVKTETVRSYRRHGLLPQPDRTDRLGHPRWYPQTIRDWAGSRPGNRG